In one Lolium rigidum isolate FL_2022 chromosome 3, APGP_CSIRO_Lrig_0.1, whole genome shotgun sequence genomic region, the following are encoded:
- the LOC124703591 gene encoding fructose-bisphosphate aldolase, chloroplastic: MASATLLKSSFLPKKSEWGVTRQAAAPKPMTVSMVVRASAYADELIKTAKTIASPGRGILAMDESNATCGKRLASIGLENTEANRQAYRTLLVTPPGLGNYISGAILFEETLYQSTVDGKKIVDILVEQGIVPGIKVDKGLVPLVGSNDESWCQGLDGLASREAAYYQQGARFAKWRTVVSIPNGPSELAVKEAAWGLARYAAISQDNGLVPIVEPEIMLDGEHGIERTFEVAQKVWAETFYYMAQNNVMFEGILLKPSMVTPGAECKDRNTPEEVASYTLKLLQRRIPPSVPGIMFLSGGQSEVEATLNLNAMNQSPNPWHVSFSYARALQNTCLKTWGGRPENVAAAQEALLLRAKANSLAQLGKYTSDGEAAAAKEGMFVKNYSY; the protein is encoded by the exons ATGGCGTCTGCTACTCTCCTCAAATCGTCTTTCCTTCCCAAGAAGTCCGAATGGGGCGTCACGCGCCAAGCTGCGGCTCCCAAGCCCATGACCGTCTCCATGGTTGTCCGTGCCAGCGCATATGCCGATGAGCTTATCAAAACCGCG AAAACTATCGCATCACCAGGAAGGGGTATCCTCGCCATGGATGAGTCGAACGCCACCTGTGGCAAGAGACTTGCTTCAATTGGCCTTGAGAACACTGAGGCTAACCGCCAGGCTTACCGGACCCtccttgtcactcccccaggcctGGGAAATTACATCTCTGGTGCTATCCTCTTTGAGGAGACCCTCTACCAATCGACTGTAGATGGCAAGAAGATTGTTGACATTCTTGTCGAGCAGGGAATTGTTCCCGGTATCAAGGTTGACAAG GGTCTTGTGCCACTTGTCGGCTCCAACGATGAGTCATGGTGCCAAGGTCTCGATGGCCTTGCCTCCCGTGAAGCAGCATActaccagcaaggggcccgcttcGCCAAGTG GCGCACTGTTGTCAGCATTCCTAACGGTCCATCTGAGCTCGCTGTCAAGGAAGCTGCCTGGGGTCTTGCCCGTTACGCCGCCATCTCTCAG GACAATGGCCTGGTGCCAATTGTTGAGCCTGAGATCATGCTCGACGGTGAGCACGGCATCGAGAGGACCTTCGAGGTCGCGCAAAAGGTGTGGGCGGAGACGTTCTACTACATGGCCCAGAACAACGTGATGTTTGAGGGCATCCTCTTGAAGCCAAGCATGGTAACCCCTGGTGCCGAGTGCAAGGACAGGAACACCCCTGAGGAAGTAGCCAGCTACACTCTCAAGCTCCTCCAGAGAAGGATCCCCCCTTCCGTCCCCGGCATCATG TTCTTGTCTGGCGGTCAGTCAGAGGTGGAGGCGACGCTGAACCTGAACGCGATGAACCAGTCGCCGAACCCGTGGCACGTATCTTTCTCCTACGCTCGGGCGCTCCAGAACACCTGCCTCAAGACGTGGGGCGGGCGGCCAGAGAACGTCGCGGCGGCACAGGAGGCGCTTCTGCTGCGCGCCAAGGCCAACTCCCTGGCGCAGCTCGGCAAGTACACCAGCGACGGCGAGGCCGCGGCCGCCAAGGAGGGCATGTTCGTCAAGAACTACAGCTACTGA